A window of Cydia fagiglandana chromosome Z, ilCydFagi1.1, whole genome shotgun sequence genomic DNA:
TCAGCATCATACATGACATTACAAAACTAATTACGTTCCGTTTCAAGTTATCATTGTGTGATTGTCCTAAGAAAACAAGATCATAATTACTAAACAATAAACGCCAGttatttttgaattaataaattttaacCACATTTGAATATGAATGATGAAATTATAAGAGAAAAGAAGGACCTAAATATAAATTGATTTTGGTCAGATTGTCCCAACTTGTCTATGTATTGACGGATGAATTGAAATGCTTTATGCTTTCAGTCGTTGCACCACCCATCAAATCCAGGCTGCCAGCCCAgccaaccaaaccaaaccaagtCCAACCAACCTCTTCTTCGGTCATACAATAGATTTGCCTACTTTGCTACTGTCTCTCACTTCTCTTATCACACAGCAGTAATTTTGATAAATTTGAAATGAAGTAAGTTTAAATTGATCGCGTGTGTTATGGCGCAATACcatacattttgttttacaaCAGCAATGACCCGTTGACCAGTTTCGCGTCTATTAATGTAGAGACAGACATTCATCGATTAATttgtatctttatttttaggtTGCTTTTATAAGTTACAGTTCGGGCTCCATATATTTTGAATTGAAGACCACGAAGAACCTACAGAAGTGATTGGAATACCAATAAGATGCAGTACACTTCCGATGAAGCCTACGCTCGTCTCATTAGCCACAAGATGACCGTACCACAAAGGATAAAGGTATACAAGCAGTTAGTTCAGCCTTGGTTTGGTTTGATTTGGAAGCTATCTAAAACACTTACGTCTCTGGTTTCTAGGCAACTGGTGACATAATGGATGACGAAACCCAAAACGGTTTGGGAACAGGATGGGACTATGCTAATGAAAAATTTGATATGAAGGTACCAGAAAGGATACTTGTAGTTGGGCAAGATCAGCACATTGGTGAATATTTTCTTTCAATTTACTTACTAATTTTATATCACAATTTTCAATTGTAAAGTATGCTGGTTTACAGGAGATAAAATAAAGAATTACATTGGAATTGGGGAAATAGATTGATCTCTTACACCCATTTCGAATATAAATGGCAACTTAATAATAGATATCtgtttaatacatatgtattaaatgttatatgAACTAATAAAGATTACAGCTTTTGTGCTACTCACAACTATCGGAGGACATTAAAAATTAATGTTTCATATTTAGGTACCAAAGCACCGCCTCGAGAAATTCAGCTAGATAATGCTGTACTCCCCACTGATCCAGGGATGATCCGAGTGAACACACCTCCTCGTGTGATCACTCTCGATCAGCACTACTTCCCATCAGCTGATGACTTTCAGGAGAGTATGCCTAACTCTCCTCCCAGGAACGTAAGACTGTACAGATCTCAAGCAGATGGTGCCCTGTCACAACCACATGTTGATCATTTCAATGACTCGACTATGACAGAATCAAGACTTGTTCTAAGGTAACttggaaataaattaaaatcttaaATTAAAGGTCAACCGAAGCAAATGctttactattttttaaatattttgccacTGACATTGAAGCaaatgcttaaaaataacttgaatAATATACACAATTACCCTGGTTGGCcttacatgtttaattattaacataagtatttttttctgcAGGGATCCAACACCTCCAATGGGGGCAGGCGAAGGTCTCTCCACTGCTGAAGAGATGGTGCATTTACGACGACAGATAGTCAAATTAAACAGGCGCGTAATGTCGATCGAAGCTGAACAATTACAGAGACAGCAAAAGGAGAAGATAGCTTATGCTATTGGCATTGCTTACTTGTTGTTCAAAGTTATTGCTTGGCTTAATCGATCCTAATAAGGTATTTCTCCAATTTCCCATGTAGATGCCGATTTTAAAATGCATTAAAGAGGTCTAGGTCATATTTAAAATGTGAAAATGGAATTCAAAAATGTACTACTGCCTAAATGAAATTTACTAGATCTGGTCAGTTTTAAAATGAGTAATTTTGCCCAGAATTGTAATGTTCCGTAGGTTGCCGTAACGTTTATAGAAAACAACGGATAAGTTTGAAAGTTTAATTGCGTTGCGTATTACTATCTACTATACCTACTCTATGTTGACCACTCAGATAATTCTGAGCTTCTACAATTGTATCATAATAGTTCTGCATGCAATATTTACCTCTGTAACGGTGTAAGTAGACAACTATGAcatgtataaatgtattttctttctttgatTCTATTGTTTTTtctagtaggtacttaggtaactttttttatacaatacaaCAGTTGGCCACAAGAAAACTATATCTTAAGGAAACAATTTATGTTATAAGGTATAACATGTGGTCTTCGAAACATTACGATTTCTTGTACAGTGATGTTATAAATTTTAGATGTACATAATAATTCAACCATCTTACTAATAATGAAATCGAGTTATTGCCCTGTTAGTATAGATGACACCTATGTAATGAGTTACATTTTATCccaataaaaattaaagatacgagtttttttttcttaaaaacgcACGCAGAGAAATGctaggtatagttcgttttttttagcattagaaagaactccacagaagcaatcGTGTAgattttatcaggctctttaattgttaataattattgaattatctaatgtagcatggtcaatacatacaatttacttcaaattattaccgctaaaagtgccggatttggaaaaccacaagcttacttctgcgaagttctttctaatgctaaaaaaaacggactgtaatTGTATCTAAAGATTCTAAAGGCTGGTTTATATTCGCGGCTCGTGGCTCTCGTGACTACACGGGCGAGCGATCAAACCCAATAAACCAATATGTGTGGTTGTGCAATCCGCTCACGTGTGGCGATTTATTTTCGAAACCAAAGTATAGAACTGGCTGCATACCTAGGCAACATGCGACTTAATGCCAACTTTTAAatgcgaaaaaaaaatctaccctAAGTCCcgagtagagtctgtgcggaaagagaagagtcgtggcagaaacgggaactaacattttaaattttatatggcaatcaaacctctgacacctgtcttgtaaaaagtaaacaaacttctgtcaatgtatatttttattaacaaaaaccgcaagttttatgtataaaatattttcaaaacacgataaaaccgtacataaaaccacaaggaaaattatatttaacattgttcggtttcgtcagcgggaagaaaacggctaaaagccgactatcgacttacaaaaagtcgcggaacgtatttccgctattcgcgggtattgatgttgtatttaatattaaataattacctatttaataagccccctaagtaacttgtctccggtacataatcggtaagtatattcattcaaaatatattaattttcataaatatgcaggtcattcatgatcttttaaaataactgacaaatagtcttgatacttgccattttatgcatatttatatgtaatttctttttcaggattgtgtaaaagtacctacggtatctcgaataaaagaccgctaagtaggtgatatgcaagaattcgtaatctacgtgccggattcaagcacatccagttcagatgaagatagttctatgagtgtctctggttgttttgaagctagctcaaacataagtgacattgaatattttaattcagacttcgattacaaagaataaaactttttctaataaaatatttctttatttgtaggttctgttagttacgaaattatatttcatatttagtagtgacttttcggcgaagtaaaatatcgtgagatgagagaaccggacatatcccaataaggcctacctacttatgcactatttttattcatattcatatttattattaataatgtacacatacattacaagtcaagtttacaatgggtgaaatatatctcAGATAAAAtcacagttctattgcccaatttctacccgatctacccggttttaataactgttggactgcacagattaggcagtacataaatgagactcgtatcttgtttggtactaaaattacagttgtattgggcagattcttaaatagttttagcagttttgtcaatcgcagttactttttagtatctgagatataaaaacaagtgtgttttaaaaagaaaactagtgccggcgctaaatcagaggattgagttgacgagccgacaccaccaccaggctccgtttagtaagccgtggtaaaaaaccggaacaaaagggattcaagtatcatgacctttagtgtcgtactataatcacgtgaccagtgttgtcagcatagcaaaaaccataaaatagcactggcgcgccctcaaatcccacgactcttctctttccgcacagactctatgaaGTTAAGCGACGACATTCATACGCActtctttgtagcaactccgcaaagtggacggaaactaagcactgaggggctaccgccaaaaccgaaattcgcaaattgcgggaatctttctcttttactccaatgaaggcgtaattagagtgacagagaaaaatgcccgcaatttgcgaacttcgattttcgcggttatagccctggacggtaaactgacgcaattaccctattATTAGCTGAGCCCTTTCTCAGATTTGAGAATTTTAGGTTCCTAAAATATTTCTCATCCCGCTGACGTGATGGGGATGGCTCCTAAAATTAATGCCAAAAAAAGACAACTCCGGCTTCGGCGAAAAATCTcagaaatcgaggtttcgttcACGAtcttttcctcctccaaaactgaACCAATCGTAACGAAATgagaaaggaaaatattatatgtatcttgaccgttttgatttttgcGTTTATTGTTGCTGATTTTGTATGCTAGGCGTCTGTTTATTTATTAGGCCATTTTTAGCGCTATTTAAAGTTACCGCCAATAGAAAAAAGCGCCAATTAAAAAATGCAGGTGCGAAGGGtaattgaatttcgcgccttttccaACAGACAAAGTTTGACCGGCTATGGCTACAGTGTccagttaaaaaaaattataaaattattgttAACTTATTTTAGAATGAGCTCCCTTTTCTCGACGactgtccaagagactacctatgcaaatggatcgctagccctttgtccggcaggcgcatatgagccgtagtagacggaacctgctTCAATATCTGAatgctgctgcatatctgtgacatgttgtctatcggaAGAGGTACTGGGGATTCCTATACAGAATGGCTAaaaacgggaatgcagttattttttagtcaCCCGGTATACAGGGTGTTCTCTACCGCTCGTAGGTAAGTACAATGAGCTGCTGTCTGGAGAATTGTTTGACTTGCTGCCTAGTTGCCAACGGTTACAGCTTGCCATcactgcaccgctcgccgtaggcagagtgtttatcctcacaccctagaacctaaatggtcgcgctCTGTGCGGTTTAAGAGAAATTCAACAGCGGGCGGGAAGAAATTCGTCGAGAAAAGGGAGCTCATTCTAAAATAAGTTGAATAAGTTCCCTTTTCTCGAGAGGCTACAGTATGGAGATCTTCAaaagtgtataagttttaaagacgtccatatgatgcggtgaccgcttaccagcAGGTGGatcgtaagcttgttagccaccgatgtaggtactaaaaaaacacatatacactgtatagtaacagcaccagtcatgggacatttaagaggaaatttggagtatttatgatatcccttatacatgtaaatggtctaccgcttagcgtgttaaaagatgaaagtcgtATCCGTCTTTCacgttttaggcgtgttgtatcaaagatactgcaattagtttccacatatttaacaaattaaaactatgctttttttctccagtcatggacaccaaagttccagtaatgggcccccggtaatggacgtggatccagtaatgggccccctataatggacattgctttatcagtataaaatattgaaatggggaataagttacggcaaaaaaatcaatctttggtataagcttttatcgctgaatgtatttttctttccacagccaattattattgtattagatccatcgagacaattctaatatactcaaacacaattagttagggcttattgcgataaagttcccatggccacctcctgtctccatcatcagatcaggtccatgttacgagtatcataatattgcattaccatccgatttgcatacttaattacgtacttacacaaaatttcaactgaatcggaaatcgaaaagtggctcaaattaagctaccaagattggacccacactaactaacagggtaagttaaataaaagtttggaaaacgatattaatttatccgaagtcgagaatacctcctgattgacatatttcgtaactacattttacttctgtattgtttaaacatgaaattatggcatggcaagcatcattctgtcatttgtcccatcataggaggtacgcagttttacagctcctataatgggattgggccaaatatagtagtataccctataatgggcgtggaaccagtaatgggacaaaaaaacataattcctctaaaataagtatctaaaagtagtttataaacactggctgtatattatcataaataagagtcctagagctgtttcagtttgaagtttcattaaatttggttgctttttaagaaattggcgtcaacccaaaagttgtcgtgtcactgaaaaaaaataccactacgaatttttaacaacttcgctaagagaggtgagttaatttattaaatttcaattaattaatacttgatgaaaacgaaaatgtgttttgttaattgaatttaccatgagataaggtacacaacacactatgttgtgactccacagatgtaaaaaaatagtggtatttggcccaatcccattataggagctgtaaaactgcgtacctcctatgatgggacaattgacagaatgatgcattactggttccacgtccattatagggtccactactatatttgtctaaatttaaagtaaactttaataagtaaAAACATCACCCTTTCGTTAATtcggcgcaaatttggtgcctgccccgggcgccatatcctctagttacgccactgcataagatacagcctggtgacagacagacggacagtggaatcttagtaatagggtcccgttatttttatcctttgggtaagGAGCCCTAAATAACTAATactgttagaccaagaaaagtctacagcgattgTGCATGATATCACACGCAGTGCGAAAGTGTTGTTACGTCAaacatcaaaatcgctgcagacttttcttagtctaactcggCGATTTTCTGCctaaagttgctaacacactatcgcaccgcaccaaggtcattgtgggacgcacccataagtaagagggagaaagagatatcgctttctcccttttacttatgggtgcgtcccacaatgaccttggtgcggtgcgatagtgtgttagctacttaacgtgcatcacatttttttttgcgttaagccccctccacactcgtgcgcgaatcgcggcgcgaagccgcgaaagcgagtgtggcgtcgatgttcgcagacagcgaaatcgactccacactcgcggtcgcggcttcgcccgcgattcacgcgcatagtctgtaGGGGGCTTTAGGTACTAcaatagggttgccataagtgtgggggctcagaccgggacatttaaagaaaaccggccaagtgcgagtcggactcgccttccaagggttccgtacattgcacaattttcaacaatgtatattttgatgtgaaacgtgagtgaaatgtttaaaaaagacccgtaagggacgatcaaaaactaagtaataagtccgacgcacgcttgactgcatatttctaaagccccctccagactatgcgcgtgaatcgcgggcgaagccgcgaacgcaagtgtggcgtcgatttcgcagattgttcacgccttcgcgccttgttctccgttttttgtcggtatttcggcccgcgtcaaaggagacgcgaagcgcgaacttgcaagactccacattacacaatattttggctcctctgtggcaagataaatatgaattataatgattatattatattaagcagctatattttacggttttacaataaaacaaaatggaaaaacagctaaatcacgtatgatgccatagataactaacagttaaactcgatcagctgatgcttttccgccatattgccgcaaaccaaactgcgaaatcgccgtgaagtgtgcgagtgtggagtcttacgtcaacttcgcgatatgttcgctccgcgacgtcgcgccgcgattcacgcacatagtctggagggggcttaataggtttttctgtcatctataggtaaggaactatttagtattttttttttaattttagtagtttcggagataaagaggggaaagtggtcattttttgtctatttaggtacttaaattacttcaaaactattaatcttaaaattattaataaaatatatttgagattcccacagctctatcacttgattgatatataacaccatatagtttgcaaaactttgtttattaactgtctcatttaccccccaataagtgccccctatgtttaaaattcattttatttacgttatatgttcgtcttcgggttatagattgacataatatatgtgtaccaaatttccatgtaggtacctaaatgaaatcgcgagcgaagcgagcgcgaaattttttcgagataatagtaggtagatttttaggagttcgtacttcaaaaggaaaaaaacggagcccatataggatcactttgttgaccgtccggccgtctgtctgtctcaatgccccctactaaataactatgatttataaaccgggacaatttgcttatgggccgggacaccgggacatcatgcttcaaaccaggacatgtcccggcgtaccgggacgtatggcaaccttATACTACAATCACCTGCGCTCGCGGTGTTCCACCCTTAGGGCCATTCTTGTTTGAAAGCCTTGCAAGAGTTGCAGGTAGTAATGTGCAAGTGTTTCTTAACTGGCACACCGCGAGCGCAGGCGATTATACTATTGAGGTACAGTATCAAAAATCGCATGTGGTGCAGGTGGGGCCCATAAAATTCGCGAACGCGAAAAAAACTCCTAATgagttagtttttaatttttagggttccgtacctcaaaaggaaaaaacggaacccttataggatcactcgtgcgtctgtctgtctgtcacagcctattttctcggaaactactggaccaattaagttgaaatttggtacacatatgtaaat
This region includes:
- the LOC134678183 gene encoding transport and Golgi organization protein 11, encoding MQYTSDEAYARLISHKMTVPQRIKATGDIMDDETQNGLGTGWDYANEKFDMKVPERILVVGQDQHIGTKAPPREIQLDNAVLPTDPGMIRVNTPPRVITLDQHYFPSADDFQESMPNSPPRNVRLYRSQADGALSQPHVDHFNDSTMTESRLVLRDPTPPMGAGEGLSTAEEMVHLRRQIVKLNRRVMSIEAEQLQRQQKEKIAYAIGIAYLLFKVIAWLNRS